One Pseudanabaena sp. FACHB-2040 DNA window includes the following coding sequences:
- a CDS encoding barstar family protein, protein MLEYTLDGRQIATLEGFYAEIGRALLGGQPWGENLDALNEVLRGDYGQLPEVFRLVWHHADCSQVALGYPETVRQLTRQLRDCPPTVLIKTAWALRAALRDQGPTVYDWLVTLIQKHPHIELVLAANED, encoded by the coding sequence ATGCTGGAATATACGCTCGATGGTCGCCAGATTGCTACGCTTGAGGGGTTTTATGCCGAAATCGGTCGCGCTTTGCTGGGCGGGCAGCCCTGGGGAGAAAACCTAGATGCGCTCAACGAAGTGCTGCGAGGCGACTACGGGCAACTTCCAGAGGTATTTCGGCTTGTTTGGCACCATGCTGACTGCTCTCAGGTGGCGCTGGGCTATCCAGAGACCGTGCGCCAGCTCACTCGGCAGCTGCGAGACTGCCCGCCTACGGTGTTGATCAAGACAGCTTGGGCGCTGCGAGCGGCGCTGCGAGACCAGGGGCCAACGGTGTATGACTGGCTGGTGACGCTGATTCAAAAACACCCGCACATTGAGCTAGTTTTGGCGGCAAACGAAGACTAG